In Armatimonadota bacterium, the genomic stretch TCTCCGCATCGGAAACGGTTTCAAACTTTGGTGATCCGGAATTGACGACTCGCTTGTAGCCTTCTGGTAGTTCGAGTTGGAAAAGCTCCCGAGGTAGCGACCTTGGAAACTCGACACTCAGCGTATCGAGCAGCACTTCGAATTGAGACCCATTCTGATATTCGGTCCGGAGTGGTAGTGTCGTTTTCTCGTCTAGATACAGCCTTCGTGTCGGAATCCCGCGTGACTTCGCGCGGCAAACAAGGGTGATCGTGTCTCTTCCGGCTATCTTGATGGACTTATCTTCACTTACCCGGTAATTCTTGTTGATGAGTTCAACGCGCACCTTAACCGTCATCGCACGTGTTTGTGGCGAGGGCATCGAGAGCAGAACTTTTTGATCGGGAACTTGTACTTGCCAGGTTCGGCCATCATCGACCGACGTTAACCCTTGCAATCGAAGGGGTTGCATGACTGTCCGGCGGACCTTGCCGTGCCCGTCCATCTCTACTTTGGTGACGACCTTCGTAGGCTCACCAAATGCGGACTGAACAACGAGCAAACTCGCGGGCGTTGTCTTTCGCGATTCGTACGACCTCGTCAGGATCTCCAAAGGAGTCTGAGCCAGCCCAAAGCAACAAAGCGTCGCAAGAGCGATCGTGGAGTAGATCCTACCGGCCATTATCTGTGTTTGAGACGCTAAACACAGGAGCGGTGCCGCCGAACGAGTCGGATGCGGCGATCCTTGCTTGGTCGTCGGCGACGCTCATTGTCGGCGCCTGAACATAAACTTCCTTTGTTTGCGGCTGGTCTGGCTGACCGAAAAAGTAGAGTGCGCCGTAGACAATCGTTGCCGCCACCATTGCGGTAGAAAAACCTAGCAGCCAAGGACGATCCGCTCGCTTGGGCTTTGACGACATCACCGCGCTTACCAACCGATCTTCGAGGCCTTCTGGAATTTCGACATTCATCGGAGAACCCACGATCGCCTTGAGGTCTCGAAGCTCATCAAGCACGACTTGGCATTTCGAGCATCGATCGAGATGGCGACGGATTTCAAGCATTTCGGCGCCCGAAAGCTCACGATCAATGAATTCCGAAAGCCGGGGTTCGACTTGATTGCAGTTCAAACGGTCACCTCTTCTCGGTACTTGTCTGGATTTGCAGCGACCAAGTACTTCCTGAGTTGGTTTCGTCCACGGTGGATTCGAGATCGAACGGTACCGATCGATGTATTCATCAATTCCGCAATCTCTTCGTAAGCCATACCTTCAACATCGGCCAAGACAACCGCGGTTCGGAATTCAGCGCTCATCGCGAGCAGTCCGAGTTGCAGATGCTCATCTAGCAAGTTCTCATTGATCTCACGATCTGGGCTGAGACGCTCGTCGGCGACTTCCCACGAAGTCTCGCCGTCCGCACCGGTGCTGTCCAAACTGAACGATTTGATTTTGATTTTTCGCCTGGAGTCGATATGTACGTTGGTGACAATGCGATACATCCAACTCGTGAACGGTAGTGATCGGTCGTAGCGATAGAAAAATCGAAACGCTCGAACGTAGGCTTCTTGCATCAAGTCTTCTGCATCTGATGCTTGCCCCGTCAGTCGGAGCGCGAGAGCAAAGACTTGCTTATACGATTGACGCATGCATGCTTCAAATTCCTGTTTGGAATTCTCGTTTGCATTCGATGAGGCTCGTGTCCAGACGTTTAGCATGATTTGCAATCAAAGTTGATTACCTATTTTATCGTTAGTCTGGTTCCCGGTCGGTGGATTTGACCAAGAAGTCCCGAAAAAAGTGCATCAAATTCGAGCCCAGCGTTGACGTTGCCTGCAATTCTGCGGTGACACTTGGCGATTCGACTCAGTGTTTCCGGAGAATCTGCGAGCGTAACCCGCGCCCAGGTTCCGATATGCTGGATGAATTCGAGTTGTCCTTGCCGAGCGGGAAAATTGCGGACCTTTCCAATTTCTTCGCCAAACTCCCGCGCTTCTTCGGAGAGCTTGAACGCTTCGATTGCCTTCCGTTTAGGCAAGGAGTTCGCAAAATCCCAGATGCGTCGATATAGGTCTTGATGCTCCAGCATGAAGCTCAACTCGCCTGGAACTCCGGCAGAAAGTACCGCCGCAAACTCCTGCGACGAATCCGAACTGTTTTCGCCTAGTTCGTACCCGCACATTACAACCAGGCAGCGCGACAAGATCGTGGGCAAAATTCTGCTCGGAGAGTCCGTAGTGAGCACAAACTTGGCGTGCAGAGGAGGCTCTTCGATTGTTTTGAGAACTGCGTTCGCACTCGCAGAGTTGAGTTTCTCTGCCTGATCAAAGTGGATCACCTTTACCCTTGCCGCGAGAGGTCTCGTTCGAATGAAAGTGAGTACCGGAATACCTGTGGGAGGGTTCGAACTGTCCGCGGTCTCCAGGATGTCGGCGATTCTAATGGATTGCCCTTTTCCGCTCGGACCGATGGTTTGGAAGTCCGGATTTGTGCCAGATGCGAGCGTGCGGCAAGAATAGCATTCTCCGCAAGGACGAGTAGAGTCCGTTGCTGTACACATCCATCCGGATACCAGCAGTTGCTTGAGTTCAGCGACCCCGCTCCCGCTCGCACCGCATAGAAGTACTGAGTGGAATGCATGATCTGCCGAGATTAGACGTTTAACAGTCTTCAGCGCCGTTGGACTGGCTACTGATTCCGCGAGGTCAGAACCGCTCAAACTGATCGACAGGCATGACAAACATGACTGCGCCTCCAACTGGGACCTTGATCGGGGAAGGCACAAAGGCTCCTTGCGTGCCAGCTTCCATTGAGCCGAAATTGATGACTTGTTCCCTGGCTTGACAATGGTCTTTGAGAACTTGGCGTAGCACGTCGACCTCGGACTCTTCAGTTCCGATTAAAAAAGTCGTGTTGCCTTCTCGGAGGAAGCCGCCAGTAGAGCCGATGATCGTGAACTTAAACCCCGCACGAACAAGCTCGTCGGTTACCCGATTCTTGTCTCGGTTATGAATAATGACGACGCAAAGTTTCACAAACTGGCTCCATTGAAGCGATCAGGGAGCCAAGACGTGGATTCGCCTTGACTCCCTGCATCTTAACCTGATTTTACGCCTTAGCGATCTGGCTGGGTTCCAGCAGTTCCGCCTTCAGCAGGAGTCTGTTGGGTTCCCGCATTTCCAGCAGTTGCTGAAGTATCGTCGAACTTCGCCGCGTCGCTGGCGGACACTTCACCCTGACTGCAACCGGCAAGAACAAGACCTGCGACCACAGTCAAAAGAAGTGCTCGGATCACTGACCAAGCCCCCAGAACGGATAGTTGATGGTGGTGTTAGGCACCGATCCGACAGGCAACAAGTAAGCGTTAGTGGCTACGCGGCAGTTAGAAGCAAATGCGCTTCCTGCAGGGAAAGCCTGAGTCAAGTACTCGTTGTTTCGAGGAGTGAGGCCCAAGAACCGCTCGACAGTGATGAACTTTGCGCTACCGTCAGCCATTCCGCAGACCACACCACCGGCTGGAGCCGCGACCTTTTCGATCGTAAGCGGGGTGGAGTTAGTGCAGTTGTTTCCGCCAGTAGTCTTGTAGAAAATCTTCTCCCAATACTCGCGGATAGCCATGGTGTAGCCAGTCTGCGCGACAGGTGAAGTGGACGACGTGACCTGAGGAACAACCTGAGGTACGGCATAAGTGTTTGGCATTTCCATCAGCAACATGGCGGCCGATGGGTTTGGCAATCCACCTTGGTTACCACCCGTCCATGGAGTAGTCACAAATCCGGTTCCCGATTCAACTGCAGCACCGGTCAATCCGAGATTCATCACGAAGCTGTTCAAGAATTGGCCATTTCGATTCCAATCTGTCTGATCGTTCTGTCGCAATGGGTGCTTGAAGAGATCGATATTCTTGACATAAGGATAAATGTACTTTTGCCAAGATTGCCAAG encodes the following:
- a CDS encoding prepilin-type N-terminal cleavage/methylation domain-containing protein — its product is MKKAFTLIELLVVIAIIAILAAILFPVFAQARVAAKKTAAISNQKQISLGFMMYLGDNEDRYPMRAGCEAGSSLNPALNVGAVVKCSNATGFGHSMTWQSWQKYIYPYVKNIDLFKHPLRQNDQTDWNRNGQFLNSFVMNLGLTGAAVESGTGFVTTPWTGGNQGGLPNPSAAMLLMEMPNTYAVPQVVPQVTSSTSPVAQTGYTMAIREYWEKIFYKTTGGNNCTNSTPLTIEKVAAPAGGVVCGMADGSAKFITVERFLGLTPRNNEYLTQAFPAGSAFASNCRVATNAYLLPVGSVPNTTINYPFWGLGQ
- a CDS encoding zf-HC2 domain-containing protein, producing MNCNQVEPRLSEFIDRELSGAEMLEIRRHLDRCSKCQVVLDELRDLKAIVGSPMNVEIPEGLEDRLVSAVMSSKPKRADRPWLLGFSTAMVAATIVYGALYFFGQPDQPQTKEVYVQAPTMSVADDQARIAASDSFGGTAPVFSVSNTDNGR
- a CDS encoding sigma-70 family RNA polymerase sigma factor; its protein translation is MRQSYKQVFALALRLTGQASDAEDLMQEAYVRAFRFFYRYDRSLPFTSWMYRIVTNVHIDSRRKIKIKSFSLDSTGADGETSWEVADERLSPDREINENLLDEHLQLGLLAMSAEFRTAVVLADVEGMAYEEIAELMNTSIGTVRSRIHRGRNQLRKYLVAANPDKYREEVTV
- a CDS encoding cyclic-di-AMP receptor, which produces MKLCVVIIHNRDKNRVTDELVRAGFKFTIIGSTGGFLREGNTTFLIGTEESEVDVLRQVLKDHCQAREQVINFGSMEAGTQGAFVPSPIKVPVGGAVMFVMPVDQFERF